A stretch of Mucilaginibacter terrae DNA encodes these proteins:
- a CDS encoding TlpA disulfide reductase family protein yields MLKKIALYITALLPSVALAQTPEAFTINGKLNTVKQPYRVYLVYQQGQARQVDSTTLVDGTFQFAGKINNPTSALMVLDHRGVGFSGISKTDDVLNLYLEKGDMYIAATDSVSKAKITGSEINRDNEELNTLLAPLYARAERIYTEVQAASPEQRQSNVYQNTMQDKFKAIQLEREKFLKEYILGHPYSYLSLMAVSSMGGPSADANVIEPLYNSLSQKLKDSPQGQQLKASFAALKATAIGAVAPNFTQNDVDGKPVSLSSFKGKYVLIDFWASWCGPCRQENPNVVRVFNKFKDRNFTVLGVSLDRPDGKAAWLKAIKDDGLTWTHVSDLKFWNNEAAALYFVQSIPQNFLIGPDGKIVAKNLRGGDLEMTLLKVLSAPQKAGKGE; encoded by the coding sequence ATGTTAAAAAAAATTGCCCTGTATATAACTGCCTTGCTGCCGTCGGTAGCGTTAGCACAAACGCCCGAAGCCTTTACTATTAATGGTAAACTAAATACGGTGAAGCAGCCCTACCGTGTTTACCTTGTTTACCAACAAGGGCAAGCCCGACAAGTAGACTCTACCACCCTGGTTGACGGAACGTTTCAATTTGCCGGCAAAATAAACAACCCAACAAGTGCATTAATGGTATTAGACCACCGTGGCGTGGGTTTTAGCGGCATCAGCAAAACTGATGATGTGCTAAACCTCTACCTCGAAAAAGGGGATATGTACATTGCCGCTACCGATTCGGTATCAAAAGCCAAAATTACGGGTTCGGAAATAAACAGGGATAACGAAGAACTGAACACTTTGCTGGCACCGCTGTATGCCCGTGCCGAAAGAATTTATACCGAAGTACAGGCTGCTTCTCCGGAGCAACGCCAAAGCAATGTGTATCAAAACACCATGCAGGATAAGTTTAAGGCCATACAACTGGAGCGCGAAAAATTCCTGAAAGAATATATTCTTGGCCACCCGTACAGCTATTTAAGCCTGATGGCGGTTAGCTCCATGGGTGGTCCATCGGCTGATGCAAATGTGATCGAACCTTTGTATAATAGCTTATCGCAAAAACTGAAAGACTCGCCGCAAGGGCAACAACTCAAAGCCTCTTTTGCAGCATTGAAGGCAACTGCCATAGGTGCCGTAGCTCCCAATTTTACACAGAATGATGTAGATGGTAAACCTGTTAGCCTGTCTTCATTTAAAGGTAAATATGTGCTGATTGATTTTTGGGCATCATGGTGCGGCCCTTGCCGCCAGGAAAATCCTAACGTGGTGAGGGTATTTAACAAGTTTAAAGACCGGAACTTTACCGTATTGGGCGTATCATTAGACCGGCCTGATGGTAAAGCGGCATGGCTTAAAGCTATTAAAGACGATGGTTTGACCTGGACCCACGTATCCGACCTGAAATTCTGGAACAATGAAGCTGCCGCACTTTACTTTGTACAATCCATCCCACAAAATTTTTTAATTGGGCCCGATGGCAAAATAGTAGCCAAAAACCTGCGCGGCGGCGATTTGGAAATGACATTGTTGAAAGTATTAAGTGCACCTCAAAAAGCTGGCAAAGGCGAATAA
- a CDS encoding PA0069 family radical SAM protein, producing MAFEANSEFFRGRGAQVNTHNKFLQNKYVAEHIEGLDEPLLHNSKTQIFEENPRSIVSKSNSPDLSHMHSINPYQGCEHGCVYCYARNSHEYYGFSAGLDFERKIIVKRNAPELLEEYFNRRRYQPVPIVLSGNTDCYQPIERDLQITRRLLEVFLQYKHPVSIITKNNLILRDIDVVSELAKLKLIHVNVSITSLDEQLRQKLEPRTVTSVGRLNTIEKLTQVGVPVRVMTAPIIPGLNSNEVPAIIRAAANRGAVSAGFTIVRLNGSIAELFVDWIHKTFPDRAEKVLNLIRECHDGKLNDSEFGRRMSGDGEVAESIHQLYRMACKKYLAGREMPGYDLSIFTPKTGRQVTLF from the coding sequence ATGGCATTTGAGGCAAACAGCGAGTTTTTTAGGGGGAGAGGGGCACAGGTAAATACACATAATAAGTTCCTGCAAAACAAGTATGTAGCCGAGCATATTGAGGGTTTGGACGAGCCGTTACTGCATAACAGCAAAACACAAATATTTGAAGAAAACCCCAGAAGTATTGTAAGCAAGAGCAACAGTCCCGATTTAAGCCACATGCACTCCATTAACCCTTACCAGGGTTGCGAGCATGGTTGTGTATACTGTTATGCCCGTAACAGCCACGAATATTATGGCTTTAGCGCGGGCCTTGATTTTGAACGCAAGATCATAGTAAAGCGCAATGCGCCCGAACTGCTCGAAGAATATTTTAATCGCCGCAGGTATCAACCCGTACCCATTGTACTATCGGGCAATACCGATTGTTACCAGCCTATTGAGCGCGATTTGCAAATTACCCGCCGCCTGCTCGAAGTGTTTTTACAGTACAAACACCCGGTAAGCATTATCACCAAAAACAACCTCATTTTACGTGATATTGATGTGGTAAGCGAACTGGCTAAACTTAAACTCATCCACGTAAATGTTTCCATTACCTCGCTCGATGAACAGTTGCGCCAAAAGCTCGAACCCCGTACCGTCACCTCGGTAGGGCGCTTAAATACTATTGAAAAACTAACACAGGTTGGTGTACCTGTACGGGTAATGACGGCACCTATTATTCCCGGCTTAAACAGTAACGAGGTGCCTGCCATCATCAGGGCGGCAGCAAATCGCGGAGCAGTTTCGGCAGGGTTTACCATAGTGCGGCTCAATGGCTCTATAGCCGAATTGTTTGTTGATTGGATACACAAAACCTTTCCCGACAGGGCCGAAAAAGTATTGAACCTCATACGCGAGTGCCACGATGGTAAGCTAAACGACAGCGAATTTGGCCGCCGCATGAGCGGCGATGGCGAAGTGGCCGAATCTATACACCAGCTATACCGCATGGCCTGTAAAAAGTACCTGGCAGGCAGGGAAATGCCCGGATATGATTTATCAATATTTACACCCAAAACCGGCAGGCAGGTTACCCTGTTTTGA
- a CDS encoding SGNH/GDSL hydrolase family protein: MKFYRYFLLVLFLIAATSFIPQKQISWTAIGDSITYLNDHTNETGDRITKGYLTRVTEQLPYLHYTNQGHNGWTVVRIAKEIEKLNLQKADVYTVFLGTNDWWHGGKRGTMADYQNSTGLQTVYGAYRIITDKLKSLNPQARVILITPMQRGDFVYIRNPKNNAWGSYKEKEGQTLEQFAEAVKAIAKLENYEVVDLYHNSKLDVKYAVKFKRLKDSLTHQYQNFKYPAYTNIPFNAETDGYPYPPEAINMTYDGLHPSDKGNEIIAGMLIKVMKKIK, encoded by the coding sequence ATGAAATTTTATCGATATTTTTTGCTGGTGCTGTTTTTAATTGCTGCAACATCATTCATCCCCCAAAAACAAATCAGCTGGACAGCCATAGGTGATTCGATAACTTACCTGAACGATCACACCAATGAAACCGGCGACCGTATAACCAAAGGCTACCTTACCCGCGTTACCGAGCAGTTGCCCTACCTGCATTACACCAACCAGGGCCATAACGGCTGGACGGTGGTACGCATTGCCAAAGAAATAGAAAAGCTAAATCTGCAAAAGGCCGATGTTTACACCGTGTTTTTAGGCACCAACGACTGGTGGCACGGCGGCAAACGGGGAACCATGGCCGATTACCAAAACAGCACAGGCTTACAAACTGTATACGGCGCCTACCGCATCATTACCGATAAACTGAAAAGCCTCAATCCGCAAGCCCGTGTTATACTAATTACCCCCATGCAACGTGGCGATTTTGTATATATCCGCAATCCTAAAAACAATGCATGGGGCTCGTACAAAGAAAAAGAAGGCCAAACCCTTGAGCAATTTGCCGAAGCTGTAAAAGCTATTGCCAAACTGGAAAATTACGAGGTAGTTGACCTTTATCATAACAGCAAACTGGATGTTAAGTATGCAGTAAAGTTTAAGCGCTTAAAAGATTCCTTAACCCATCAATACCAAAACTTTAAATACCCGGCCTACACCAACATCCCTTTTAATGCCGAAACCGACGGATACCCTTATCCACCTGAAGCTATTAATATGACTTACGATGGCTTGCATCCATCTGATAAAGGAAATGAAATTATTGCCGGTATGCTGATTAAGGTGATGAAGAAGATAAAGTAA
- a CDS encoding DUF6515 family protein, with protein sequence MKSLNKYLLSIGLSALTVLFTLSADAQRGSRGGGGGGGRGGFSGGGGSRGGGFGGGSRGGFGGGGFSPRGNSGGSFSQRGNPGGNFSQRGNTQGRQNYGVRPNAGGNFGNSPRGNFDNNRVYGGSRGSYNGARGGFRSGNTYSFRGGVRPGYNYRGIGGRSYFSGRSYYRGGVRAYYGNPYRGFYHNYRGYYNSYYYPRIGLSIGVLPYGYYPFYWGSSWYYYSNGFYYQNLNNQYTVVEPPVGAELDRLPDDAESITIDGVQYYESNGVYYQAVTNGSGRLVYRVMGKDGELNTDNAQVNGNDNSAYPEIGDVIDELPNDTRKVKINGEKYWLTPDGVYLHEQRDANGKIIYVVTGVPDDEPDDQ encoded by the coding sequence ATGAAAAGTTTAAATAAATATTTATTGAGCATAGGGTTAAGCGCTTTAACAGTTCTGTTTACCCTATCGGCCGATGCTCAGCGAGGAAGCAGAGGTGGTGGCGGTGGCGGCGGTCGTGGCGGATTTAGCGGCGGAGGCGGTTCTCGTGGCGGTGGTTTCGGTGGTGGCTCTCGCGGCGGTTTTGGCGGAGGCGGTTTTTCACCACGCGGAAACTCAGGCGGCAGCTTCTCACAAAGAGGTAACCCAGGTGGTAATTTCTCACAAAGAGGTAATACACAAGGTCGTCAAAACTATGGTGTAAGGCCAAATGCAGGTGGCAACTTTGGTAACTCGCCTCGCGGAAATTTTGATAACAACCGCGTTTACGGAGGATCGAGAGGAAGTTATAATGGAGCCCGCGGAGGCTTTAGATCAGGTAATACGTATAGTTTCCGTGGCGGTGTTCGCCCCGGTTACAATTACCGTGGTATTGGTGGCCGTAGCTATTTTAGCGGCCGTAGTTATTACCGTGGTGGGGTTAGAGCCTATTATGGCAACCCATATCGTGGCTTTTATCATAACTATCGCGGGTATTACAATAGTTACTATTATCCGCGCATAGGTTTAAGCATTGGTGTATTGCCTTACGGTTACTATCCGTTTTACTGGGGCTCATCATGGTACTATTATAGTAATGGTTTTTATTACCAAAACTTAAATAATCAGTACACCGTAGTTGAGCCTCCTGTTGGTGCCGAACTTGACCGTTTGCCCGATGATGCCGAGTCGATTACAATTGACGGTGTACAGTACTATGAATCGAACGGTGTATACTACCAGGCGGTAACCAATGGCAGCGGCCGGTTAGTGTATCGTGTAATGGGTAAAGATGGTGAACTTAACACTGATAATGCCCAGGTAAATGGTAACGATAACAGTGCTTACCCCGAAATTGGCGATGTAATTGATGAATTGCCAAACGATACCCGTAAAGTAAAAATTAACGGCGAAAAATATTGGCTTACCCCCGATGGCGTTTATTTGCACGAGCAACGTGATGCCAACGGTAAAATTATCTACGTGGTAACCGGTGTGCCCGATGATGAACCCGATGACCAGTAA
- a CDS encoding outer membrane beta-barrel family protein: MKKNRAGGTNGSFAATAGYGQNHKASSSLNLNHKDGNLNIFGNYSYYSNKRPQNLELNRTINNAGVNTFFTENTKLVGDRNSHNYKVGADYDISKTNTLGIQLSGYNSTFDGLSNNNTLIRGNQGNQTGITTTGNNSKEAYNNFAANINNRLVIDTAGKELSMDADYSYFWNRQSNNYNNNFYQADGTTLRTSSLLRNNLPTKINIGTYKADYTNPIGKTMKLEAGVKFSYVATDNDLRTDSVFNGNWVPDAGRTNLYKYTENINAGYFNFSKSWKKTSVQAGLRAEQTNSKGDSRDINGVATINERHYLSWFPSVFVNHELSENHSLGLNYSRRIDRPSYDDLNSFVQILNAYTYQQGNPNLKPQFTNSFELSYTFKKTYNLTLGYSKTTDVMVEIPKQIDAQKVTFITRENLAEQNSYNANLSAPFKLTKWWSMNNNITGFYLGFKSPATGIDNGQFALQGNSINTFLLSKTVKLEGTFNYQSPLTYGLFQIGHQYGLDAGISKSFAAKKATLKFSVTDVFNTREQNLNVRQGNLNFNVYQKNETRVARLTFTYNFGNTKIQARRHQSGADSEKSRVKSGS; the protein is encoded by the coding sequence ATGAAAAAAAACCGTGCAGGTGGTACTAACGGTAGTTTTGCAGCTACTGCAGGTTATGGTCAAAACCATAAAGCCAGCAGCTCATTAAACCTTAACCATAAAGACGGCAACTTAAATATATTTGGTAATTACAGCTACTACAGCAATAAACGCCCTCAAAACCTGGAGCTTAACCGCACAATTAATAATGCCGGTGTTAATACTTTTTTTACCGAGAATACTAAACTGGTAGGAGATCGCAACTCACACAATTATAAAGTAGGTGCCGACTACGATATCAGCAAAACCAACACCCTGGGTATACAATTAAGCGGTTATAATTCAACCTTTGATGGTTTAAGCAACAACAACACCTTAATTAGAGGTAACCAGGGTAACCAAACCGGTATTACCACCACCGGCAACAACTCTAAAGAAGCTTACAATAACTTTGCGGCTAATATTAACAACCGTCTGGTAATTGATACCGCAGGAAAAGAATTAAGTATGGATGCCGATTACTCTTACTTCTGGAACCGTCAAAGCAACAATTACAACAACAACTTTTACCAGGCCGATGGTACCACCCTGCGTACAAGCTCATTATTAAGAAACAACCTGCCAACCAAAATCAACATTGGTACTTATAAGGCGGATTATACCAATCCTATTGGTAAAACCATGAAACTGGAAGCCGGTGTAAAATTCAGCTACGTGGCAACCGATAATGATTTACGCACCGACTCGGTATTTAACGGTAACTGGGTACCCGATGCAGGCCGCACCAACCTTTATAAATACACCGAAAATATTAACGCAGGTTACTTTAACTTTAGCAAAAGCTGGAAAAAAACATCGGTGCAAGCCGGTTTACGCGCCGAGCAAACCAATTCAAAAGGCGATTCGCGAGATATTAATGGTGTAGCCACTATTAACGAAAGACATTACCTGAGCTGGTTTCCAAGCGTGTTTGTTAATCACGAATTATCAGAAAATCATAGTCTGGGTTTAAACTACAGCCGCCGTATTGACAGGCCGAGCTATGATGATTTGAATAGCTTTGTACAAATATTAAATGCCTATACCTATCAGCAAGGTAACCCTAATCTTAAACCTCAATTTACCAATTCGTTCGAGTTATCGTATACCTTTAAAAAAACCTACAATCTTACCTTGGGTTATAGCAAAACTACCGATGTAATGGTAGAGATACCCAAGCAGATTGATGCTCAAAAGGTAACCTTTATAACCCGCGAAAACTTAGCTGAGCAAAACTCATACAATGCTAACCTGAGCGCTCCGTTTAAACTTACCAAATGGTGGAGCATGAATAACAACATAACAGGTTTTTACCTGGGCTTTAAATCGCCGGCCACCGGTATTGATAATGGCCAGTTTGCTTTACAGGGAAATTCAATAAATACCTTTTTACTAAGTAAAACTGTAAAATTGGAAGGTACTTTTAATTATCAATCGCCTTTAACATATGGCTTGTTTCAAATAGGCCATCAATATGGTTTGGATGCTGGTATCAGCAAGTCATTCGCAGCAAAAAAAGCTACCTTAAAATTTTCGGTAACCGATGTGTTTAACACCCGCGAGCAAAATTTAAATGTGCGCCAGGGTAACTTAAACTTTAACGTTTACCAAAAAAATGAAACCCGCGTAGCACGATTAACCTTTACCTACAACTTTGGTAATACCAAAATACAGGCCCGCCGCCACCAAAGCGGTGCCGATAGCGAAAAGAGCCGGGTTAAATCGGGCAGCTAA
- a CDS encoding carboxypeptidase-like regulatory domain-containing protein: MKTLTFKIFACLVLAFGAGTVQAQNNAKPAAAPSATGKINGSLMTDKGKPADYATVTLLRAKDSSVVKSSLSNDAGAYTIERVATGTYLVKATVVGFDKVVSAPINVTDNATVNVPALKLVSSSKNLAAVTVTATKPLIERKIDRTVMNVENSVLAAGNSAMEILERAPGVTVDKDDNISLKGKQGVTVMIDNKLTYLSAAQLAALLRSTDGNSIQSIELITNPSAKYDAAGNSGIINIQNEKKPCRWY, encoded by the coding sequence ATGAAAACGCTCACCTTTAAAATATTTGCCTGTTTGGTCCTTGCTTTTGGAGCGGGAACTGTACAGGCTCAAAACAATGCAAAACCAGCCGCGGCACCATCTGCAACCGGAAAAATCAATGGCTCATTGATGACTGATAAAGGTAAACCTGCCGATTATGCCACCGTAACCCTGTTGCGTGCTAAAGATTCATCGGTAGTGAAAAGCAGCCTGAGCAATGATGCCGGTGCTTATACCATTGAACGTGTTGCAACCGGTACTTACCTGGTTAAAGCAACCGTTGTAGGTTTTGATAAAGTGGTAAGTGCCCCAATCAATGTTACAGACAATGCCACTGTAAATGTTCCGGCTTTAAAATTGGTATCCTCGTCAAAAAACCTGGCGGCAGTAACGGTAACGGCTACCAAACCACTCATCGAGCGTAAAATAGACCGTACCGTAATGAACGTAGAAAACAGCGTGCTGGCAGCCGGTAACTCGGCTATGGAAATATTGGAGCGTGCGCCCGGTGTTACTGTTGATAAAGATGATAACATTAGCCTTAAGGGCAAACAAGGTGTAACGGTAATGATCGATAATAAATTAACCTACCTATCGGCCGCCCAATTGGCTGCCTTGTTACGCTCAACCGATGGTAACAGCATCCAGTCTATCGAGTTAATTACCAATCCATCGGCTAAGTATGATGCTGCCGGTAATTCAGGTATCATTAACATACAAAATGAAAAAAAACCGTGCAGGTGGTACTAA
- a CDS encoding PspC domain-containing protein — translation MNKTIIININGTVFHIEEQAYELLKEYMTDVKRHFFNSADSLEITTDIENRIAEMLNEILVREGRQAVIDQDINYVIEQMGSVKDFEYAEETGAPGFEEPAFADHAGNRRLFRDPDDHLVGGVCAGIANYFDVQAVWIRLFFTVAFVFFGTGLLLYIILWIILPKAVTRADKMAMKGEPLDLQGFKRNFEAELSSVSDRIAGLKSEGRPFVYKTRDFVSDFFHHLFVFFGGAGKVAVKLLGLSVILGCVAGIIAVVIGLGATWFFGGNNFSLPDSFFNYEHINQVRAAVALIAIIPLTVIIIVVASAMFSTASINRSAGITLLVVWLSSVAVLAYHGARAAAEFRDSASFTQTINLKPSKTQVYYLQLNDVMFLTREDSTRLQIKDKFRNMILTDDEDRHELEPRSLSISIEKSDVPYPVLVQEFSARGYDYDAALENARNTRYVFVQQDSVLKFDRRLRRLNNMGWHNEEVKLTLRIPLNATVMVNEKINRYISNYMDVYACLPGDDHKSTEMAPFVMTNEGLKCKFEKVVGIDGNEMSDEVKSLDLNHDGAIDASEALKAAQAPPTAPNEPAVGDTIYVDDTIQTAKPAKKPVVIHRRHRKVQ, via the coding sequence ATGAACAAAACAATTATCATTAACATAAACGGAACGGTATTCCACATAGAGGAGCAGGCTTACGAGCTGCTTAAGGAATACATGACCGATGTAAAACGTCACTTTTTTAACTCGGCCGATAGCCTTGAAATAACTACCGACATTGAAAACCGTATTGCCGAAATGCTGAACGAGATTTTGGTGCGCGAAGGCCGCCAGGCGGTAATTGACCAGGATATTAACTATGTGATTGAGCAAATGGGCTCGGTTAAAGATTTTGAATATGCCGAAGAAACCGGAGCCCCGGGTTTTGAAGAACCTGCGTTTGCAGATCATGCCGGTAACCGTCGTTTATTTCGCGACCCGGATGACCATTTGGTAGGTGGTGTTTGTGCCGGTATAGCTAACTATTTTGATGTACAGGCGGTATGGATCCGTTTGTTCTTTACAGTAGCTTTTGTGTTTTTCGGTACAGGCTTGTTATTATATATCATTCTTTGGATCATACTGCCCAAAGCCGTTACCCGTGCCGATAAAATGGCCATGAAAGGCGAGCCTCTGGACCTGCAAGGCTTTAAGCGAAACTTTGAAGCCGAATTGAGTTCGGTAAGCGACCGCATTGCAGGCTTGAAAAGTGAGGGACGTCCCTTTGTATATAAAACCCGCGATTTTGTGAGCGATTTTTTTCATCACCTGTTTGTATTTTTTGGCGGTGCAGGTAAAGTGGCTGTTAAGCTGTTAGGCCTTTCCGTAATATTAGGTTGTGTAGCCGGCATAATTGCCGTTGTAATTGGCCTTGGCGCTACCTGGTTTTTTGGTGGCAATAACTTTTCACTGCCAGATAGCTTTTTTAATTACGAGCATATTAACCAGGTACGTGCTGCGGTGGCACTCATTGCCATTATTCCGCTTACAGTTATTATTATAGTGGTGGCAAGCGCCATGTTTTCTACCGCATCTATTAACCGGTCGGCAGGTATTACTTTGCTGGTGGTTTGGTTAAGTTCAGTAGCAGTATTAGCTTACCATGGTGCCCGTGCAGCTGCCGAATTCAGAGACTCGGCCAGTTTTACACAAACCATTAATCTAAAACCGAGCAAAACCCAGGTTTATTACCTACAGCTGAACGACGTAATGTTTTTAACCCGTGAGGATAGCACCCGCCTGCAAATAAAAGACAAGTTCAGGAACATGATTTTAACCGATGATGAAGACCGCCATGAACTGGAACCCCGCAGTTTGAGCATCAGCATCGAAAAATCAGACGTGCCTTACCCGGTACTGGTTCAGGAATTTTCGGCTCGTGGTTATGATTATGATGCCGCCTTAGAGAACGCACGTAACACACGTTATGTATTTGTTCAACAAGATTCGGTTTTAAAGTTCGACCGCAGGTTGCGCCGTTTAAATAACATGGGATGGCATAACGAAGAAGTAAAACTTACTTTGCGTATACCTTTAAATGCCACTGTTATGGTGAATGAGAAAATAAACCGCTACATAAGCAATTATATGGATGTTTATGCCTGCCTGCCTGGCGATGATCACAAAAGCACCGAAATGGCACCGTTTGTAATGACTAACGAAGGCTTAAAATGCAAGTTTGAAAAAGTAGTGGGTATTGACGGTAACGAAATGAGTGATGAAGTTAAATCCCTTGATCTTAACCATGATGGTGCAATTGATGCGAGTGAAGCATTAAAAGCAGCACAAGCACCTCCTACAGCTCCTAATGAGCCTGCTGTTGGCGATACTATTTATGTTGATGATACCATTCAAACAGCTAAACCTGCTAAAAAGCCGGTGGTAATTCATCGCCGCCACCGCAAGGTGCAATAA
- a CDS encoding PadR family transcriptional regulator produces MLVENTQTQMRKGILEYCILCVIAKGEIYASDIIAELKKAQLLVVEGTLYPLLTRLKNNGLLSYNWVESTSGPPRKYYVLSEEGKQVLAHLDKTWQELSFAVQTSIEGRK; encoded by the coding sequence ATGCTTGTAGAAAATACCCAAACCCAAATGCGAAAAGGCATACTCGAGTATTGCATACTCTGTGTTATTGCCAAGGGCGAGATATACGCATCAGATATCATTGCCGAGTTAAAGAAAGCACAACTGCTTGTAGTTGAGGGTACATTATACCCGTTGCTTACCCGATTGAAGAATAACGGCCTACTCAGTTATAACTGGGTAGAGTCAACCTCCGGGCCGCCCCGAAAGTACTATGTACTATCTGAAGAAGGTAAGCAGGTGCTTGCACATTTAGATAAAACATGGCAGGAATTATCCTTTGCCGTGCAAACATCAATCGAAGGAAGAAAATAA
- a CDS encoding TonB-dependent receptor plug domain-containing protein: MKKILLMNLCFLMLVIGQLFAQDRTVTGTVTSKDDGLPIPGVSVRVKGSQTGTVTDAQGRYSLQAASGATLLFTYLGYDALEVASSGSPQNIILVPNSKQLNEVVVTSFGVKREVRSLGTSVGKVTNEQITQISEPDVLKAMQGKVAGVDIRSSQGTPGASTRIQIRGNTSFTGDSQPLIVVDGVPYSNDNVVTSSQVTGGGAYGSGISNIDPNDIADMQVLKGSGAAALYGSRASNGVILITTKSGSASRSKKGLEVNVKSSASLEQIAKLPEMQNSFGTGSYGNYSESNGSWGPKFGGALKNIPAWSAYLAAYPELFPNGTVPYVAHPDNVKNLFKTGSVFENSVSINGGDEKYRICVNCFTVKPKRIHDQPGL, from the coding sequence ATGAAGAAAATTCTACTAATGAATTTGTGCTTCTTGATGCTCGTTATCGGGCAACTTTTTGCGCAAGATCGTACTGTTACTGGTACGGTTACATCAAAAGACGACGGTTTGCCTATTCCAGGCGTAAGTGTAAGGGTTAAAGGTTCACAAACCGGAACTGTTACTGATGCACAAGGCCGCTATAGTTTGCAGGCAGCTTCAGGAGCAACTCTACTTTTCACTTATTTAGGCTACGATGCCCTGGAAGTAGCAAGCAGCGGCAGTCCACAAAACATTATTTTGGTTCCAAACAGCAAACAACTCAATGAGGTTGTGGTAACATCGTTCGGTGTTAAAAGGGAGGTTCGCTCATTAGGTACAAGTGTTGGTAAAGTTACCAACGAACAGATCACCCAAATTTCGGAGCCTGACGTATTAAAAGCAATGCAAGGCAAAGTAGCTGGTGTTGATATTCGTTCATCTCAGGGTACTCCGGGTGCTTCAACACGTATACAGATACGTGGTAACACCTCATTTACCGGCGATTCGCAGCCACTGATTGTTGTTGATGGTGTGCCTTATAGCAACGATAACGTAGTTACCTCAAGCCAGGTAACCGGTGGCGGTGCTTATGGTAGTGGTATATCAAACATCGACCCTAATGATATTGCTGACATGCAGGTATTAAAAGGATCGGGCGCTGCTGCACTTTACGGTTCACGTGCTTCAAACGGTGTTATATTAATTACAACCAAATCAGGTAGTGCCTCACGCAGTAAAAAAGGTTTAGAAGTTAACGTTAAAAGTTCTGCTTCGTTAGAGCAAATAGCAAAACTTCCTGAAATGCAAAACAGCTTTGGCACTGGGTCATATGGCAACTATTCGGAATCGAATGGCTCATGGGGTCCTAAATTTGGCGGAGCTTTAAAAAATATACCAGCATGGTCGGCTTATTTGGCAGCATACCCTGAGTTATTTCCTAACGGTACAGTACCATACGTTGCTCACCCTGATAACGTAAAAAACCTGTTTAAAACCGGTAGCGTTTTTGAAAACTCGGTTAGTATTAACGGTGGCGACGAAAAATACCGCATTTGTGTTAACTGCTTCACAGTTAAACCAAAACGGATACATGACCAACCAGGACTTTAA